The genomic window TGCAAAGTTGAAATGTTGAGGGAATGACTAATTTTGACAACAGATTTTTGTCAGTAATGATGTTAAAAAAAAATTAAACCTTAATATATAAGCTATGAAAACAATTTTAAAAATTCTGGGTGTAATTGTTCTGTTAATTCTTGCATATGCTGTGATCGCTATGTTGGCTTTCAGTAAAGATTATCACTTTGAAAAATCAATCGTAATCAATGCTCCGAAAGAAAAAGTATGGCAGCACGTAGGCTCTACCAAAGCTTTCAATGAATGGAATCCGTTTGCAAAAGCAGATCCGAATATTCAGATTACCTATTCCGGAACACCGGGAACAGTGGGCGATTCTTACCACTGGAAAGGAAATGACCAGGTAGGAGAGGGAGAGCAGACCGTAACGGCCGTGGTACCCAACGAAAAATTATCCAGTGATCTGCATTTTATCAAGCCCTGGGAAGGGATGGCAAAAGGGAATTTTATTTTGACTCCGGAAGGAAGCGGAACCAAAGTAACATGGGCCATGGATAATGAGCTTACCACGATGATGAAGATCATGAAACCAATGATGGACAGCCAGATGGGAAAAATGTTTGGCCAGGGACTAGACGAACTGAAAAAGATTTCTGAAAAATAAAATAAAAGCCTTGTAAATTTTACAGGGCTTTTTTAGTAATTGTCTAAAAAATATTATCTTTATATAAAGATTCGATTTATGGAGAAGATAGTATTTGAGAAAAACCACATAAGAAATTATGTAAAAAACGTGATTGCTGAAAAGATCGACAAACTAAAAAACTTTATCGAATTCACACTGGAAGCAAGCCGCGATATCAAAAAGACTCCGAAGTATGACAGCATGAGAGAGGAAATGCAGGAAGAGATTTACCAGATGCAGAAACAGCTCGCAGCCTTAAACGATTTAAAAATAAACATGGCCAAAGTTCTGAACAATACCACGGAGAAGGTTCAATTGGGTTCTTTGGTGATTACCAATAAAGCACGTTTTTATATTTCAGTTTCTTTGGGTGAATTCTTTTTCGAAGGTGACCGCTTTTACGCAATTTCCCCGGAAAGCCCGATGGCCAAAAAGATGATGGGCATGAGATCCGGCGACGAGTTTACTTTGAATAAAATTCATCAGAAGATCGTGGAAGTATTGTAGAGTTATGAGTTATAAATGATGAGTGATGAGTTGTTTTTCCGTGGTGTCATTCTGACGAAGGAAGAACTTAATTTTTGTTCTGTCAATTTGTAGCATAAAACCTGCAACTTGAAACTGTTAACCATCAACTTTTTCCGTAATTTTGCATCTATGAATAAAGCAGAAGTTTTAAAAGAAATCATAGAGCAAAGAAGAAGTATTTTTCCTAAAGATTATACAGGGGTAGAAATTTCTCAGGAAATTATTGATGAAATTTTAAAGTCAGCGACATTTGCCCCTAATCATAAACGCACAAAACCTTGGCGTTTCAAAATATTCAAAGGTGAGGAAAAGGCGCAATTAGCTTCAGAAATGCAGGCTATCTATAAAGCCAGTCAGCCCGAACAACTTTTTTTGGAAAAGAAATACAATGACATCGGTTTTAAAATCAATAAAGCGGATGCCGTGGTTTCCATTGTTGTCAATTTCAGCGGGATGGTTCCGGAATGGGAGGAGATTGCAGCGGTTTCCATGGCTGTCCAGAATATGTATCTTACCTGTACTGCCAACGGAATCGGATGCTACTGGAGTTCACCGAAAATCGTAGAACAATTGAAAGAATCTCTCACCA from Chryseobacterium wanjuense includes these protein-coding regions:
- a CDS encoding SRPBCC family protein, whose translation is MKTILKILGVIVLLILAYAVIAMLAFSKDYHFEKSIVINAPKEKVWQHVGSTKAFNEWNPFAKADPNIQITYSGTPGTVGDSYHWKGNDQVGEGEQTVTAVVPNEKLSSDLHFIKPWEGMAKGNFILTPEGSGTKVTWAMDNELTTMMKIMKPMMDSQMGKMFGQGLDELKKISEK
- a CDS encoding GreA/GreB family elongation factor — protein: MEKIVFEKNHIRNYVKNVIAEKIDKLKNFIEFTLEASRDIKKTPKYDSMREEMQEEIYQMQKQLAALNDLKINMAKVLNNTTEKVQLGSLVITNKARFYISVSLGEFFFEGDRFYAISPESPMAKKMMGMRSGDEFTLNKIHQKIVEVL
- a CDS encoding nitroreductase family protein; this translates as MNKAEVLKEIIEQRRSIFPKDYTGVEISQEIIDEILKSATFAPNHKRTKPWRFKIFKGEEKAQLASEMQAIYKASQPEQLFLEKKYNDIGFKINKADAVVSIVVNFSGMVPEWEEIAAVSMAVQNMYLTCTANGIGCYWSSPKIVEQLKESLTIEENQKCLGLFYMGNV